ACAAACCGTTCATGCCGTACGAAGCGAAAAACTGTAATACTTCCTGCCCCGTGGCAAAGCCCGAGCCGATGAGGTAGGCGATATACGCCCCGCTCAGTTTGACTACGTTACGCCAGTTAACTTGTTCCATCATGTCCCTCCTTACCAGCCTTGCCCGTCGACTTTATAATCGGCGAGCCGGCCCTCCTGCCATTCCGTTAAAGTTTCTTCGATAACATCCAATGCTTTATTGAGTTCTTCATCCGTGATCGTCAGCGGCAGTTGGAAACGCAAAACACTGCCGGCGAAAGCGATCATCACGACGCCTTTTTCGTAGGCGCGGTTGCAAATAACGAGCGCGGCGTGAGGATCTTTCGTTTTCGCTTTTTTATCGGCGACGATATCAACGCCGAGTGAAAGGCCTAAACCGCGAACGTCACCGACGCAGTCGAAACGTTCGCGCCAATCTTCCATCCGCTCGCGCGCGATCTTGCCTTTACGCGTGCTTTCCGCGAGTAAATCATTGTCTTCGATGTATTGCAAAGTCGCAAGCGCCGCCGCACAACATACCGGATTGGCTCCGGTCGTAAATAAATGCGCGGGACGATCCAGACTTTCCATAATCTCTTTGCGTCCGACCAAAGCGGAGAGCGGCAGTCCCGCCGCGAGCGATTTACCGTAAACGACAAGGTCGGGATCCAAATGCCAGTGTTCCAGCGAGCACCATGTGCCGGTGCGTCCGAGCCCCTGCTGCGTGTCGTCAACGCAAAAGAGAATGCCGTGTTCTTTACACAACTTCTGCAAGGCTTCGAAGTAACCGTCCACCGGCTGCAACAAGCCGCCGTCGCCTTGCAATGTTTCGATAACCACCGCCGCCACTTCTTCCGGCGGCACGTAGGTCGCCAACATTTCTTTCAGCGGCGCGAGGTATTCTTCCACCGTATTCGGTTCCGCGCTGCCGTACATGCCGCGGTAGCTGTCCGGAAACGGAATATGGTAGAAGCCCGGCAACAACGGACCGATTTTGCGGCGCATGTTTTGACTGATCGCCGACATGGAAATCGAACCGTACGTCGAGCCGTGGTACGCGTTCACGAAGGAGATAATGTACGGACGACCCGTGTACCCGCGGGCGAACTTGATCAGAGCATCGTTGGCATCGGAACCGGTCAAGCCGAAGATAACGCGTTTTTCAAAATCTCCCGGCGTGATTTCGCACATTTTTTTCGCAAGATGTACCAAAGGCTCGTGGTACATGTAGGCCGGAGTATAATGAATCATTTTCTTGACCTGGGCGATAATGGCATTCACGATCGGCTCCGGTGTGTGCCCCACATTCAAGGCACTGGCGCTTGTCAACAAGTCGAGGTATTCGTTACCGTCGACATCGGTCAGCGTCGAACCGTGCGCATGATCAATGACCAGCGGATAATACGGAATCCGACCGGCCGGCGCAAAATAATGACTTTCTTCTTGAATTAATTCCTGGGAGCGTTTCATGAATATCATCCTTTCTCTATTAAAAACCGTTTTGGCGTTACTTCGAGGATAAAAAATCCCCCGCAGGAAAATATCCTGCAGGGGCGCGGCGGCGCGGTACCACCCTGGTTTATCTCTCGGTCCGTTAACGCCGGCGACGTTCGTCATTACTTTGTTCACGACGAAGGCTCACGGGTGATGTAATCTTTTCCGACTGACTTGCAGACTCGCACCGAACGTCTGCTCTCTGAAAAGTCCTTGCCGAAAAATTTGGTCCCAGTCATTGCTTTTTTGATTGGCGGTACTTAAAAACCCCCGCAGAAAATATCTCTGCAGGGGCGTAGTTACGCGGTACCACCCTGGTTTATCTCTCGATCCGTTAACGCCGGCGACGTTCGTCATTACTCCATTCACGACGAAGGCTCACGGGTGAGGTATTCTTTTCCGACTGACTTGCAAACTCGCACCGAACGTCTGCTCTCTGAAAAGTTCCTTGCCGAAAAATTTGATCCCGGTCATTGCTTTTTGATGTTGGATTGATTCTACCAGCGATTTTTACATCTGTCAACACTTTTTTAAAAAACTTTTTAAAAAAATATGTTACTCAAGCATTTGCGCCCAGTGTTCCCATTTTTCGTACTGCGTGGTCAGCTTTTCCTGCGCGGCCGAAAGCGATTCGGCCAGTTCCGTCAACGCGTTCGCATCGACCGTTTGCACGATCTGCGTCTCAATCATCGTGATCGTCGCTTCCGTGCGGGCGATTTCCTGCTCGAGCGCCGCGATTTTTTTCTCCGCCTGCGGTGCCGCGCGGAAAGAATCCGTCGCGCGCGATGAAGGCGGCGCGGGCGAAACGTCCGCCGACGGCGTAACCGTATTTTCTTTTTTGCGCGGCTCTGCCGTCTCCGGTGTCGGAATGCGACCGGTCTCCAGCAGTTCCTTGCGTTTTTCTTTCCAATAGGAATAGTTGCCCAAATATTCACGGAAAGTGCCGTCTTCAAATGAAAGCGTGCGTTGCACCAGCCGATCCAAAAGGTAACGGTCATGGGACACGACCAGGTACGTGCCGCCGAACTCGAGCAACGCGTCTTCAATCATTTCGCGCGTCGGGATATCCAAATGGTTTGTCGGTTCGTCTAAAATGAGCACATTCGGTTCTTCCAAAAGCAACAGCAGCAACGCCAGCCGCGCCTGCTCCCCGCCGGAGAGCTGACCGACGAGACGATACACGTCATCGCCGCGGAAGAGAAAACCGCCCAAAATATGACGCGCGTCATCTTCGCCGCAGCCGTATTCCTGCATGACCTCTTCAAGCACCGTGCGGCTCGGATGCAAATTGGTGTGTTCCTGCGAATAGTAGCCGAGCGCGACGCGATTGCCGAATGTGACCGTGCCGTGCGCCGGTGTTTTTTCGCCGGTAATCACGGACAAAAGCGTCGACTTGCCGATGCCGTTCGGGCCGATGATGCCGACAGTATCGCCGCGACGCAACAAAAAGGAAATATCCTTAAAAATAGTGCGATCCCCATACGCCGCTGCCAGCTCCTGCACATCCAAGACGCGTTCCGCCGTGCCGGTCGCCGGACGAAACGAAAAGGCGAGCGTCGTTTCTGTCACCGGCTTTTGCAGGCGTTCCAGACGATTTAGTTGGCTTTGCCGTCCGCGCGCCTGCTTCGCCTTGATACCCGCTTTATATTTGCGAATGTAGGCTTCGGTTTGCGTAATTTCTTCCTGCTGCTTTTCATACGCGCGCAAGTCGGCATATAAACGCGCCGCTTTCTTTTTACTGAAAGTGCTGTAATTGCCGCGATACGATGTGACTCGATGCTGCTCGAGATCCAGAATGTTCGTCGTCACCGCGTCCAAAAAGTAGCGGTCATGGGACACCAGCAAAATGCCGCCGCGATAACTGCGCAAGAAATCTTCAAGCCATTCCGTCATCGCGATATCCAAATGGTTCGTCGGTTCATCCAGCAATAAAAAATCCGGCCGCCGCACGAGCGCGCGCGCCAAATTGATCCTGGTTTTTTGACCGCCGGAGAAATCATTCGCCGCGCGATCCCAGTCCGCTTCCGTAAAGCCGAGACCGATCAAGATCCGGCGCGTCATCGTTTCATAGGCGTAGCCGCCGAGCCGTTCAAAGCGGTCTTCCAGTTTCGCGTAGCGTTCGAGCAGCGCCGGATCGGAAGTCCGCCCCATGCGCATAGTCAGATCCTCGAGTTCATGTTCGATTCGCCGCACGTCTTCCCATGCGGTTTCCACCACTTTGCGCAATGTCTGCGCGCCGAAATCAATACTTTGCTGCACGTAACCGATCGTCGCCTGATCGGTCACGCTCACGCTGCCCGAGTCCGCCTCCATTGTCCCCATGACGCAACGCAGCAGCGTCGATTTGCCCGCGCCGTTGCGGCCGACCAAGCCGACGCGCTGTCCTTCCGTGACGGTGAATGTGACATTTTTAAAAATAGTTTCGATGCCGAAGGCTTTCGAGAGCCCGGCGACTTTGATCATAGCCATGTGCCCTCCCCGCCGATTCGGCGTTTCGTTATGGCTGCGGCGGCCGCTCCGGAAGCAAGTCCGCCGTAATCGTTATCATAATTTCCGCATTATTTTTCGTATGCTCGGTCGTGCGGAACAATCGTCCGAGAATCGGAATTTCACTTAAAATCGGCACGCGCCGTTCGCTTGTTTGCTCCTCGCGATCAATCAGACCGCCGATCGTAAGCGCTTCGCCCGGTTGCAGGCGCACGGTCGTTTGCGCTTCGCGCGTCGTGATACGGTAAGCCCGCAGTTCCGGAACAAGGTACGGCGTCGATACTTCCGCCGTCACGTCGGCCGTGATCTCGCCGGCCGCATTGACGCGCGGCGTATATAAAAGGCGTATGCCCGCGTCGCGATATTCCGTCGTCGTCACTTTTTCACCATTGGTGATCTGATCGACCAGCACGGGAATTTTATTGCCGATTAAAATTCGCGCCGTCTTGCCGTTGACCGTCGTGATATTCGGTCGCGCCAAAATTTGCGCGTTGCCGTCGGCGACCAGCGCATTTAATTTCGCGCGAAAGAAAAAGGAGTACGGATGCCCCGCCACGGTTTTGCCGAATTGAATCGAACCGAACCCGTCGGGCGTGACGATTTCTTCCACTTTCTCCCGTGCGCCGCGGCCGCGTTCGTAGCGCGTTTCATAGCGCGCGCTGCCCGTCAGCGGCAACCAGTCCCAATCAATCCCGAGTTCTTTGATATGATCGCGATTGACCGCGACGACTTCCACCGAGACATTGACCTGCCGATACGCGTAGTCGATTTTCTTCAGCAGCTGGTCCACTTCCGCCAGTTCGCGCGGCGTCCCGTAGACGATGACGCTCGCGCTCTCCGGGTTAATTTGCACCTGTTCCGCCGGCACAATCGCCGTGAGCTCTTTTTGCACGTTCACGGGGTCAGCACATAATTCAAGGCGAAGGAGTGCGCTTGTTTGGCCGCTTTTTCGTTCGTTTGCGTGCCGTGTACGAGCCAGGTGCGTCCGTTTTTCACCAGCGTCACGTCCGCCGCCTCGGCCACCAGCTGCAGCGCCTCCTGCGGCGTCACATCATGCAGTGTCAGCGTGACGTTGCCGTGAACATCGTCGGCGATGATAATATTGTCGCCGGTCAATCGCGCCAGCCCCGTCAACACTTCCCGCACGGCAGAATCCCGCGCCTGCACATCCGCCGCTTGAATCGGTCCGGCGAGTAGGCTCAGGCCGAGCAGCAAAGTTCCCCACTTGCTTACGCTCATGATTGCGCCTCCAAAGGCTGTAAATGCAGATCACCCTGCGGTCCCGCCAATGTCAAATCATGCGTTGTCATACCGGTGACCTTGTAACCGGCATAGCTTTCCCCCGGCGCCAATGTCACCGGCACACCGTTGATCGTCAGCAGCGCGAGCGTCGTCGCGCCTTCGGTCATGGTGCCGTTCCAAATAATCGCGGGAGTTGCGGTAACGGCCGCTTGCGAATGAACTTCCTCTTGCGCCGCGTCGAGCGTCGCCGTTTTGCCCTGTTTTATTTCGCCCACGGTCGTCATGGCGCCAAAAGGCTGACGCGCATGCCCACGATGCGAAATCGAAATCGTATTCGCATTCGTCCCCTTGTCGGACACGATTGCGCCGGAAGATGCGGCAGGCGTCACGGCGAGCGGTGTTTCCGACGGCATCGCGCCCAGCATGCAAAGAGCGACGACACATGTCGTCGCGCCTGCCACATAATACCATTTTGAAATACGTCGGGCGCCTCTTTTCAGCGTGGCGCCGATTCCATTCTCAGCCATCAGAAATCTTTCGCCCACACATCCAAACGCCACTCTTTATCTTTGGCGCGATACGTCAGCGTACCCGCCAGCGAATGCATATCGCGATACCAAGTGTAGTCCGCGTGCTTTAAGTCACCGTTGGCGAGATCCCATATGTATTCCGCGCCGAGCGCATTAAGACGATCGATTTTATATTTAAAACCCACAAATGTCGGTTGTTCCAAGTCCAGTCGGTCAAACCGATACGGAGTCACGCCGGAAAGATGATTAATCTGCGCGCCTGTCCACCATTGCGTACGACCGGCATCATAGTCCAAACGCGCGCCGTAGTAGAAATTGCTGCGGTCCATATCCCCGTAGCCGTAAAAATCTTTCCAATACCCCGTCGCCAACGTCATTTTAGCGCGATCCGATAAACGCAAAGGATCGGTCGCCCAAAGCAAGCTGTAGCCGCTATGGCTGCCGCTTATGGCGCCTTCTTTCCAAT
This genomic stretch from Negativicoccus succinicivorans harbors:
- a CDS encoding aspartate aminotransferase family protein, yielding MKRSQELIQEESHYFAPAGRIPYYPLVIDHAHGSTLTDVDGNEYLDLLTSASALNVGHTPEPIVNAIIAQVKKMIHYTPAYMYHEPLVHLAKKMCEITPGDFEKRVIFGLTGSDANDALIKFARGYTGRPYIISFVNAYHGSTYGSISMSAISQNMRRKIGPLLPGFYHIPFPDSYRGMYGSAEPNTVEEYLAPLKEMLATYVPPEEVAAVVIETLQGDGGLLQPVDGYFEALQKLCKEHGILFCVDDTQQGLGRTGTWCSLEHWHLDPDLVVYGKSLAAGLPLSALVGRKEIMESLDRPAHLFTTGANPVCCAAALATLQYIEDNDLLAESTRKGKIARERMEDWRERFDCVGDVRGLGLSLGVDIVADKKAKTKDPHAALVICNRAYEKGVVMIAFAGSVLRFQLPLTITDEELNKALDVIEETLTEWQEGRLADYKVDGQGW
- a CDS encoding ABC-F family ATP-binding cassette domain-containing protein, with product MAMIKVAGLSKAFGIETIFKNVTFTVTEGQRVGLVGRNGAGKSTLLRCVMGTMEADSGSVSVTDQATIGYVQQSIDFGAQTLRKVVETAWEDVRRIEHELEDLTMRMGRTSDPALLERYAKLEDRFERLGGYAYETMTRRILIGLGFTEADWDRAANDFSGGQKTRINLARALVRRPDFLLLDEPTNHLDIAMTEWLEDFLRSYRGGILLVSHDRYFLDAVTTNILDLEQHRVTSYRGNYSTFSKKKAARLYADLRAYEKQQEEITQTEAYIRKYKAGIKAKQARGRQSQLNRLERLQKPVTETTLAFSFRPATGTAERVLDVQELAAAYGDRTIFKDISFLLRRGDTVGIIGPNGIGKSTLLSVITGEKTPAHGTVTFGNRVALGYYSQEHTNLHPSRTVLEEVMQEYGCGEDDARHILGGFLFRGDDVYRLVGQLSGGEQARLALLLLLLEEPNVLILDEPTNHLDIPTREMIEDALLEFGGTYLVVSHDRYLLDRLVQRTLSFEDGTFREYLGNYSYWKEKRKELLETGRIPTPETAEPRKKENTVTPSADVSPAPPSSRATDSFRAAPQAEKKIAALEQEIARTEATITMIETQIVQTVDANALTELAESLSAAQEKLTTQYEKWEHWAQMLE
- a CDS encoding type II secretion system protein GspD translates to MNVQKELTAIVPAEQVQINPESASVIVYGTPRELAEVDQLLKKIDYAYRQVNVSVEVVAVNRDHIKELGIDWDWLPLTGSARYETRYERGRGAREKVEEIVTPDGFGSIQFGKTVAGHPYSFFFRAKLNALVADGNAQILARPNITTVNGKTARILIGNKIPVLVDQITNGEKVTTTEYRDAGIRLLYTPRVNAAGEITADVTAEVSTPYLVPELRAYRITTREAQTTVRLQPGEALTIGGLIDREEQTSERRVPILSEIPILGRLFRTTEHTKNNAEIMITITADLLPERPPQP